A region of the Acinetobacter defluvii genome:
GTGAAATCCTAGCGGATGAGCCGATTGAGAAAGTGATGATCTTTGCCAATCGCCGTGATCAGGTGCGTAAACTATATGACCATTTAAAACGTGACCATTATAAAGTAGTGATGTTGTCAGGTGAAATCGCACAAGACAAACGTTTAAAAATGTTAGATCAGTTTAAAAATGGTCAACACAATATTATGATTGCAACTGATGTTGCTGGTCGTGGCATTCATGTGGACGGTGTGTCGCATGTCATTAACTATACCTTACCTGAACAATCGGATGATTATGTGCATCGTATCGGTCGTACAGGGCGAGCAGGCACTCAAGGGGTGAGTATTAGTTTCTTGTCAGAAGATGATGCTTTTTATTTACCTGAAATTGAGAAGGCAATTGGGCAAAAACTACCTTTGACTCGTTTAGATGGGTATTGCTAATTTTTGAGTTTGAAATTTAGAAGATGTTGGTTTTTGAACGCATCCAAATTTTAAATGATTCACTGAATTAAATTGAGTTGTAGGTTAAATATAACTCAATTTTTTAATTTAAAAATATTTGTATTCCAATATCATCATGTGATGAGACTTAATTTGGAAATAGGGTGGCATTTCAACATTAAGTATTGAAGTAAAAAGTGATAACAAGAGCTTTTATTACAGTACTAAAACTTAGACTTCTACCACCACAAAATATTTCTTAACTGCTTCCACCACTTCAAAAGTTCCTATAAAGGAGGGTGGAATCACGCCAGCTTCACCTGCTTTAACTTCAATAAATGAATCGTTTCCTGCATGATGAATACGAACCACACCTTCAATGACATTAAAAAACTCTTGTTTATTGTCTGCAAATACAATATTCCAAGCACCCACTTCACATTGCCAAATACCGCAGTTCATATTGGGATGTGCATATAAACTTTGAGTTAAGCGTTTTGGATTAGCTTTGACTAAACGCTCAGGCTTTGGATAGTCTACGGTTGTTTCACACTGTGCTAAGCCTTGTCCTGCAATATAAAGGAATGTCATGATCGGGTAAGCTCTATTCCTAAAAAAAAGCCCCAATTGAATTGAGGCTGATAAAATTAATGTGCTTCAGGGACTGCCAATAAAAACTCACGGCGAGCTTCTTTATCGGTTTTAAAATCACCCACAAAAGACACAGTACGTGTGGTGGACTCTTGTTTACTGACACCACGCATCATCATACACATGTGTGCAGAATCAATGACAACCGCCACACCACGTGCATCGGTGACTTCTGCAACTGCATCCGCAATTTGCTTGGTCAGTTGCTCTTGAATCTGCAAACGACGTGCAAACATCTCAGTAATTCGGGCAAATTTTGATAAACCTAAGACATTGCCTGAAGGAAGATAAGCAATATGCACACGCCCATAAAAAGGCAATAAATGATGTTCGCAAAGTGAATAAAATTCGATATTTTTCACTAACACCATTTCATCATTATCTGATGGGAAAACTGCATTATTCGTCACTTCTGCTAAGCTTTTGCTATATCCAGAAGTTAAATACGAAAAGGCTTTAGCAGCACGCATAGGTGTATCTTTAAGACCAGGACGATTTAAGTCCTCGCCAACGGCGGTTAAAATATTAGCGTATGATTGCTGCATAGACATAGAACGTGTTCACTTACACTGATTGAACAAGGAGGGCATTGTAACAGAAAAATAGCGAATATTTCCTACTACAAGATAAACCAATTATTTTGAAAATTTGGGATTTTTCTCAGCACGTTTTAGTAGGACTAAAACTGCACCTGTTCCGCCTTGTTTTTCAGGTGCACTGACAAATGCCAATACATCACGATGCTGACGTAGCCATCCATTGACATAGGTTTTGAGAATCGCTTCTGGACCTTTTCCATGCACGATTTTGATCACATTTTGATTTTCATCTTTGGCAATTTGAATGATCTGCAATACTGCTGTGCGTGCTTCTTCTACATTACAACCATGCAGATCTACCGCTTCAAACCAACGTAGATTACCTGCTTTTAAATCTTCAAAAACCTTATGCTGCAAGGTCGCAATACGATAGCTCAAAGTTGCCTGACTTGCGACAGGGTTTAAAACTGCTTGAGTATCAGAGAGTTCTGCATCATTGACTTCAAAAGCACCTTCTGCTGCAGCACGTTTGGCTAAGGTTTTTGCATCTGGTTTTTTTCGAAGTTCTGTACGTTCAATTTTGGCAATATTGCTATTGTCGAGCTTTTTTATACCGCCGAGTGCTGTTTTAAATAAATCGGCATCGCTGATTTCTTCAGGTGTAACTTCCTGTACTTTCTTCGGCTCAGGCTGTGATGCCACTTTGGAAGAATGTGGATGAGTGATTTGTTTTTTGAATTGTTTTAATAAATCAAGCTGTGATTTTGAGAAAGGTGAATCTGAATTACTCATATTTGCAAAAAACAGTAAATGACCATATTTACTGTGAATTATAGTCCGTATTTAAGGAAAATTGAACTGACAACTTAAAAATTGAAAATTTATTGAATTTGTCTATTTAAAATAATTAATAACAAGCTTCTTCTAATTTCCCATCTTTATATCTGATAAAAATAGCAGCAAACTCTAATATTTCGTCAGAAGTATCAGCAAAATCATGATTAATATAGCAATCGTATTCAATATAGTCTTCGTCAAAATAGTAATGGAAGCTATAGACGATGAGGCAAGTTGAGTTTTGATTATCGAATAATGATTTGTATTCAGGATGGCGATTCAAAAAAATATTGTGAGCAAATTGATTGATTTGCGGTATCCTTTTATAGTCATCTAGATACCTATTTTTTATACATGTATATAAATCAGTGAGTTGTTTTTTATTGTTATATTCTATATAAATTAAGGTTTGCCCGAGTTGATACTCATCCAGAACGTTTCCATTTTCTAAAATTTGTGTACCAAATGGACTAGTGAAGTCTAAGCTGATCATTTCTAATTTTCCATTCTCAAAATTATTTTTAAAAAAGTAAAACTGATCAGCATTAAAAATTTTATTTGATCAGGGTAAGTAAACTTACCCTGAATGAGCAATTTAAAATTGGTTTATAGTTTCTCAGGCACACCAAATAATTCAGTAAACGCATGATCAGGTCTAGGTTGTTTCATAAAACTTTCCCCGACCAAAAATGCATGAATATCATGTTCCTGCATTTTGCGTACATCATCAGGTGTAGCAATGCCACTTTCCGTGATTAATAAACGTGATGGATCAAGTAATTTTTTTAAACGAAATGAAGTGTCTAAGTCGACATCAAAGGTTTTTAAATTACGGTTATTTACGCCTAACAAACAACGATCAGATAATTTCAAAGCACGTTCAAGTTCATCTTCATCATGAACTTCAACCAATACATCCAAATTTTGCTCAAAAGCAGTTTTAGACATTTCTTCAAGTTGCTGATCAGACAAACTTGCAACAATCAATAAAATACAGTCTGCATGCAAAGCACGGGCTTCAATCACACCGTATGGATCAATTAAAAAATCTTTACGAAGAGCGGGAAGCGAACAATGGTTACGTGCAATCTGAATATTTTCATCTGCGCCTTGGAAGAAGTCGACATCCGTTAATACAGACAAACATGCAGCACCTGCTTGTTCATATTGCTGTGCAATTTCCGCAGGATTAAAGTTTTCACGAATAATACCTTTTGATGGAGATGCTTTTTTAATTTCAGCAATGACCGCAGGGCGTTTACTGTGTAGAGACTTGGCGAAACTACGAACTGGTGTTGCAGCTTGTGCAAGTTCTTCGACATCTTTTAAACTACGTTGCTTTAAACGTGCAGCAAATTCTTCGTATTTACGATCAACGATTTTACCAAGCATGGTATTGGCAATATCTACCATAACAATTTCCTTAATTTGGCTTTGAAGTGTTTAAGCTTCATATTCTTTTAATGTTTTAGTAAACTCAGACAAAACCCCCATTTTTTCTAAGGCTTGTCCACCATAGATGATGTCATGTGCCAAGGCTACGCCTTGTTTATAGGTTTTGGTTAAACCAGAAACGTAGATGCCAGCACCAGCATTGAGCGCAATCATACTTGCCGCTTTTTCACCTTTGGTAGATTTGTTTTTGCCTAAAGCATCTTTTATTAAAGCTAAACTTTCAGCAGCACTATCAACAGAAAGACCTGTTAATGTTTGCGATTCAATATCTACTTCTTCAGGTTGGATTTCCCATTCAGTAATTTCACTATCTTTGAGTTCAGCAACATAGGTTGATGATGCAAGACTGATTTCATCCAAGCCATCTTTGGAATGTACCACCAATACATGCTCAGCACCGAGTTGTTTGAGTACCTCTGCCATTGGGCGACATAATTCTGTAGAAAATACGCCAATCACAAAACGTTTTACTCCAGCCGGATTCGTAAGCGGACCAAGTAAATTAAAAATACTGCGGAAACCTAACTCTTTTCGGGGTGCTGCAGCATATTTCATCGCTTTATGATGATTTGGGGCAAATAAGAAACCAACGCCCATTTCACGAATACAGCGTTCAGTTTGTTGCATATTTAAGTCGAGATGAATGCCCGCTTGTTCAAGCAAGTCAGATGACCCAGATTTAGATGACACGCCACGACCACCATGCTTAGCAATGGTTGCGCCTGCAGCAGCAATCACAAAGCTTGAAGCTGTAGAGACATTAAATAGGTTTTGACCATCCCCCCCTGTGCCGACAATATCGACCAAATGGGGTAAATCACTGACATCAATTTTAATGGCTAACTCACGCATCACCCGTGCAGCAGCCGTAATTTCGTCAATACTTTCACCTTTTAAGCGAAGTCCCATCATAAATGCACCAATTTGGGCATCTGTGGCTTCACCATTCATGATGGTGCGCATCACTTGTTCCATTTGCGGTTGAGTGAGTTCAATATTTTTTGTGATGTTATTTAAAGCTTGTTGAATATTCATTTTAACTACGCATAAATTTCTAAAAAGTTTTTAAAGATTTGGTGACCATGTTGACTCAAAATCGACTCAGGATGAAACTGCACGCCTTCGACAGGTAATGTCTTATGTTTAACACCCATGATTTCTTCCATAGCACCATCAGCTTGATTGGTCCAGCAAGTCACTTCCAAACACTCAGGCACGGTCGCTTGATCAATCACCAAAGAATGATAACGTGTTGCTGAAAAAGGAGAGGGAAGGTTGCTGAAAATACCCATATCACTATGATACATATCCGATAAACGACCATGCATCACGGTTTTAGCGCGAATAATATCTCCACCAAATGCCTGACCAATGGCTTGATGTCCTAAACATACGCCAAGTAATGGTATTTTTCCTGCAAAATGTTGAATTGCAGCAATAGAAATACCTGCTTCAGATGGAGAGCACGGTCCAGGACCAATCACTAAATATTTCGGTTGCCATCGCTCAATGTCCTCTAATGTCACGGCATCGTTACGGACGACTTTCACTTCTTGGTTTAACTCGCCAAAATATTGGACGATGTTGTAAGTAAAGCTGTCATAGTTGTCGATCATTAAAAGCATAAGCTTAACCTATTAAAATCTATGCATTAAATATGCTTATTGTCCGAAAAGACTTATTGAGTCGTAGAGCGCTAATTTTCCTAAAAAACGTTTCTATCATAGTTACAACTCACAAGCAGAGGCTAATCATAGCAAAAAAGTTTGTTTACTGTTTAACTATTTTCTAGCTCGCTAAGTGAGATTTTTTATTAAATATATCAATAAACTAAATAGAATGGATATGATGGTAATATCATTTTATACATACTAAAAAATAATATAGATGGAATGAAATATAATAATTATTTAATTAAATTTAATATTTAATTTATTTAAATTAAATAAAAACAATATCAAATCTATTCAATTTGGATCATTGTTTAAAATATAGATGTATAAATTTATAAATAATAATTTTGTAAATTTTAATATGTTTTTTAAATTTTATAGGTTTAAAAATAATCTAAAATTTGATAGTCAGCGGTCTAAAATTATGTAAATATATATTTAGTATGCAACTTTTGTGACTACTGTGTCTAAAAAAATGAGGATGAGGCTAATTTATTGATATTCATCTTAAAAAAAATAGTATATTAGGGTTTTGAATTTTGTTAATTGTTTTGCCTTTTGTTTTAAAAATGATAAAATTGTCACATATGTTTAAGGGGAAGTTTTGTGAGTGAACAAGTAAAAATAGCCATCTTTGGATTGAGTTTAAACGTATTAGAGAGCCTAAAACAAAAAATTCAGGCATTATACGATACATCTATTCACATTAATTGGGTTAATATTGCAGATCCCCAATTAGATATTCTAT
Encoded here:
- a CDS encoding cupin domain-containing protein produces the protein MTFLYIAGQGLAQCETTVDYPKPERLVKANPKRLTQSLYAHPNMNCGIWQCEVGAWNIVFADNKQEFFNVIEGVVRIHHAGNDSFIEVKAGEAGVIPPSFIGTFEVVEAVKKYFVVVEV
- the folE gene encoding GTP cyclohydrolase I FolE, translating into MQQSYANILTAVGEDLNRPGLKDTPMRAAKAFSYLTSGYSKSLAEVTNNAVFPSDNDEMVLVKNIEFYSLCEHHLLPFYGRVHIAYLPSGNVLGLSKFARITEMFARRLQIQEQLTKQIADAVAEVTDARGVAVVIDSAHMCMMMRGVSKQESTTRTVSFVGDFKTDKEARREFLLAVPEAH
- a CDS encoding Smr/MutS family protein, with amino-acid sequence MSNSDSPFSKSQLDLLKQFKKQITHPHSSKVASQPEPKKVQEVTPEEISDADLFKTALGGIKKLDNSNIAKIERTELRKKPDAKTLAKRAAAEGAFEVNDAELSDTQAVLNPVASQATLSYRIATLQHKVFEDLKAGNLRWFEAVDLHGCNVEEARTAVLQIIQIAKDENQNVIKIVHGKGPEAILKTYVNGWLRQHRDVLAFVSAPEKQGGTGAVLVLLKRAEKNPKFSK
- the trpC gene encoding indole-3-glycerol phosphate synthase TrpC, translated to MVDIANTMLGKIVDRKYEEFAARLKQRSLKDVEELAQAATPVRSFAKSLHSKRPAVIAEIKKASPSKGIIRENFNPAEIAQQYEQAGAACLSVLTDVDFFQGADENIQIARNHCSLPALRKDFLIDPYGVIEARALHADCILLIVASLSDQQLEEMSKTAFEQNLDVLVEVHDEDELERALKLSDRCLLGVNNRNLKTFDVDLDTSFRLKKLLDPSRLLITESGIATPDDVRKMQEHDIHAFLVGESFMKQPRPDHAFTELFGVPEKL
- the trpD gene encoding anthranilate phosphoribosyltransferase; this encodes MNIQQALNNITKNIELTQPQMEQVMRTIMNGEATDAQIGAFMMGLRLKGESIDEITAAARVMRELAIKIDVSDLPHLVDIVGTGGDGQNLFNVSTASSFVIAAAGATIAKHGGRGVSSKSGSSDLLEQAGIHLDLNMQQTERCIREMGVGFLFAPNHHKAMKYAAAPRKELGFRSIFNLLGPLTNPAGVKRFVIGVFSTELCRPMAEVLKQLGAEHVLVVHSKDGLDEISLASSTYVAELKDSEITEWEIQPEEVDIESQTLTGLSVDSAAESLALIKDALGKNKSTKGEKAASMIALNAGAGIYVSGLTKTYKQGVALAHDIIYGGQALEKMGVLSEFTKTLKEYEA
- a CDS encoding anthranilate synthase component II; its protein translation is MLLMIDNYDSFTYNIVQYFGELNQEVKVVRNDAVTLEDIERWQPKYLVIGPGPCSPSEAGISIAAIQHFAGKIPLLGVCLGHQAIGQAFGGDIIRAKTVMHGRLSDMYHSDMGIFSNLPSPFSATRYHSLVIDQATVPECLEVTCWTNQADGAMEEIMGVKHKTLPVEGVQFHPESILSQHGHQIFKNFLEIYA